The Eublepharis macularius isolate TG4126 chromosome 12, MPM_Emac_v1.0, whole genome shotgun sequence genomic sequence tatttatttgattacttTTGTATTTCACTCTCCCTTCAGGGAGTTCAAGGTTACATGAGGTTTCCCtacttttatccttacaacagccctgtgaggaaggaCAATACTTGATCTATGAATACTTGATCCATCCATGAGTTGCCCAGCTGAGTAGGACCAAATGCAGCACTCTATCACTACATGAGCTCTTGCACACCTAGCTATCAAACTCTTAATCTACTTCTACAAGTCAGGATgatgaaagagacagacacattCCAAAATCCATACGGTAATCCATTTCAGTATAAAGCAACACTGCCCCCCTGACAGTGCAGACATTCTGTTTCCTGGGTCCTCCTCCTGCCTCTTTATTTTTACCTGGGCAATGACTCTGTATGCAAAGTAGAAGAAGACGACAATCCGGCCCCAGTTGATCCCACTGGCAAACATAGTCTCAGAGACCTCGGCCAAGACTTTGAGTGGGTTGTTCCCAATGACACATTGGACCATACTGCAAGGAGAGAGTGGTATCAATATACAGAACAGGCATCCTGGGGGAAATTGGCAAAGTTCACTGTATGTGAGAGACCGATTGGGACGGGCGAATTGTAGCCTTGCCAGGTCTGTTTTTATTTTCACTCAAATCCACATGCTCCACCATGTACATTTACAAAGCAAGAGTGCAGGCTCAGGTTCCGTGTCAgattggttggtcctaataagaAGGTATTACGTGGATTTCATTGTTGTTTTGGGGATTTTACGTGGCTGTACAACTGTTTCAGGTTCTCCTCACCTTAAAAGCTTATGTAATCTGTGTTAGGTGACCTTAAGAAATGTCTTGTTGGAGCATATCAAGAGCCACCCAATCTAGCATTCTTTGTTGGGATTCCTGCAAATAAACAttggctggggggtgggtgggtttccaCTGGAAACTGGCCAGTTGCCTGTGTAAGGCCAACTATCTTATAACAAGGcaggccattggtccattttGCTCAGTATTGTTTATTCTGGCGGACAGGGAATCACTAGAGTTTCAGGTAAAgatctttcttgttctttaactaGAAATGCTAGGGACTGAACTCAGGATCTGCTGCCTGCAAAAGAGGCTCTCTGCTCCTGTGCCTCTGCTTCTTCCATGAGCATCTTGTTCACCCCATAAAACAGACCCACTCACCTAGAGATTTCTGGATTATTGCTGAGTTCTTGCCATAGGTGGAGCATGAATTCTCGCAGTGAGGTGACCTGGGCAGAATCTGGCACATTCTCTCTAGCCATCAACATGTCTTccctgctcagttgctccaccAAGGCCCTCTGGGGATGATCACCTGCAAGTTGCTGAAACAGAGATCTGataaacctgttttttaaaaaaggacagaaGCATGTTAAAAGGGGGTGTCCTTAAGTAATTAGAGAAAGGGGAGACCTAGTGGGGATTCTAGATTACCACCCTCTGAGTGGGAGATAAACAAGACTTGAGATTCTCTGAGTACAGATCTAGTTTGCAGAATGGggtgtttggagggggggggctgacagTCCCCTGGATACTTGGGAAGGGCTAAGGCAGCAAGGTCTGATGGGGAAAAGAGGTTTGGAGATGTAAGAGCTTCTTAATCATGCTCATGGAATGAGAGTACCAATCTCACCTACCCAAAGAGCAGGGCCCTTCCAATTCGAAGGATGTATGAAAGGTTGTCAGGAGCCCCTGGGCAAGAAACACACAGAAGACAGGATTAGTTCTGCAGCTCCCAAGATTCTATACTCCCTCTTGCGTTAACCCCTCAATTTGTACTCCCCTCTTCTTTGTCTGAGATCAGAGAAATCTACATTCCTTTTATTGTGCCACACACAATGATCTTGGAACTGAACCAATTCAATCACCCCCCTCTCCAACACAATGTAACATAGTGAAATTGTTTTATAGATGTTGCAATTTTTCAGGCAGGGTGTTTATTTTCTGGGGAACAGGAAAAAATaacacacaggaagctgccttatcttGCACCAAGCTAACTCAATACTGCCTGCTGTAGTGATTTTCTAAGGTCTTTGGACagaaaagaccagggctttttttcaccaggaacacggtggaacggcattccggcacctcttaaaatggtcacatggctggtggccccgcgcctgatctccagacagaggggagtttagattgccctccgtgctctgagcggtgcggagggcaatctaaactcccctctgtctggagatcaggggacggggccactggctatgtgaccatttttgccaagggcaatttaaactttaaaaaactccccccttgttccagctgacccaaagtgatgtcattgtgcagtcttgagttccaccacctctcttcccagaaaaaaaagccctggaaaggactTTTCAACACCCTGATCAactttaacaggagatgccaggaactgaatttgggaccttctgcgtgcaaagcactTGCTCTAGCACTAAGCACAGTTCCTCTTCTCTTGCTGGATTGCTGTTGAGGAGCAAAATGGGACCCAGTTTGGCAGCTTGTTTTTCTGGCAAAGTATGATCTGTCG encodes the following:
- the LOC129340239 gene encoding apoptosis regulator BAX-like isoform X1 codes for the protein MAAEAAPSLQRLPSSAGPGAPDNLSYILRIGRALLFGFIRSLFQQLAGDHPQRALVEQLSREDMLMARENVPDSAQVTSLREFMLHLWQELSNNPEISSMVQCVIGNNPLKVLAEVSETMFASGINWGRIVVFFYFAYRVIAQSSSSCFQSVLDWAMAFLRDHLAAWIQQQGGWVAMLNYTISPMGRGRLENTLSSTD
- the LOC129340239 gene encoding apoptosis regulator BAX-like isoform X2 gives rise to the protein MAAEAAPSLQRLPSSAGPGAPDNLSYILRIGRALLFGFIRSLFQQLAGDHPQRALVEQLSREDMLMARENVPDSAQVTSLREFMLHLWQELSNNPEISSMVQCVIGNNPLKVLAEVSETMFASGINWGRIVVFFYFAYRVIAQSSSSCFQSVLDWAMAFLRDHLAAWIQQQGGWRETREHPQLYRLMCLLSC